In the Adlercreutzia equolifaciens DSM 19450 genome, one interval contains:
- a CDS encoding YbaN family protein — protein MTIKRYLYAGLGLLFLGLGGIGVIIPIIPTTPFLLLTSYFFLRSSERLNTWFEGTRMYKRFIANFMETRSLTLRAKILCAAPGVTAMPMLALVVPQWWLKAILIGLTVFEIWYFIARIETVSVEEARARGKARVAEAKRDQTVPAAPAAEGLALAAEE, from the coding sequence ATGACGATCAAGCGCTATCTGTATGCGGGGTTGGGACTGCTGTTCTTGGGGCTAGGGGGCATAGGCGTCATCATTCCCATTATCCCTACCACGCCGTTTCTGCTGCTGACCTCGTACTTCTTCCTGCGCAGCTCCGAGCGTCTGAACACGTGGTTCGAGGGAACCCGCATGTACAAGCGCTTCATCGCCAACTTCATGGAAACGCGCTCGCTCACACTGCGGGCCAAAATCCTGTGCGCTGCCCCCGGCGTGACCGCCATGCCGATGCTCGCGCTGGTGGTCCCGCAGTGGTGGCTGAAGGCCATTCTCATCGGGCTGACGGTGTTCGAGATCTGGTACTTCATCGCCCGCATCGAAACGGTCTCGGTGGAAGAGGCCCGCGCCCGCGGCAAAGCCCGCGTCGCCGAGGCGAAGCGCGACCAGACTGTCCCGGCCGCTCCCGCCGCCGAGGGTCTCGCCCTGGCGGCCGAGGAGTAA
- a CDS encoding SDR family NAD(P)-dependent oxidoreductase: MDRLKDKVAIVTGSTSGIGTGIAKMFGAEGARVVVCGRNEERGAAVVDAIAEAGGTAWFHKLDITRPETVDALFADTKAHWGSIDVLVNNAAGMALKDGRVDEISLEDWDAVFASDVRSTFYCTKTVLPFMQEQGAGSIINIGSMASCGGDLGSTAYACAKAGVDMLTQYTALQYGKQNIRCNCVRPGLIVTPQNEAKVPQALKDIFLDNIEVARYGTPEDIAAMCVYLASDESSYFTGQVVTVDGGLNSHVSTVAQFRAMASRTW, from the coding sequence ATGGATCGTTTGAAGGACAAAGTCGCCATCGTCACCGGTTCCACCAGCGGCATCGGCACGGGCATCGCGAAGATGTTCGGGGCCGAGGGCGCGCGCGTGGTGGTCTGCGGCCGCAATGAGGAGCGCGGCGCGGCCGTCGTGGACGCCATCGCCGAGGCGGGCGGCACCGCCTGGTTCCACAAGCTGGACATTACCCGGCCTGAAACGGTGGACGCCCTGTTCGCCGACACTAAGGCGCACTGGGGCTCCATCGACGTGCTGGTGAACAACGCCGCTGGCATGGCGCTCAAGGACGGCCGCGTGGACGAGATCTCCCTGGAGGACTGGGACGCCGTGTTCGCGAGCGACGTGCGCTCCACGTTCTACTGCACCAAGACCGTGCTGCCCTTCATGCAGGAGCAGGGCGCGGGTTCCATCATCAACATCGGCTCCATGGCCTCTTGCGGCGGCGACTTGGGCTCGACGGCCTACGCCTGCGCCAAGGCCGGCGTCGACATGCTGACCCAGTACACGGCGCTGCAGTACGGCAAGCAAAACATCCGCTGCAACTGCGTGCGTCCCGGCCTCATCGTCACGCCGCAGAATGAGGCGAAGGTGCCCCAGGCGCTGAAGGACATCTTCCTGGACAACATCGAGGTGGCCCGCTACGGCACGCCCGAGGACATCGCCGCCATGTGCGTCTATCTGGCCTCCGACGAGAGTTCGTACTTCACCGGCCAGGTGGTGACGGTGGACGGCGGCCTGAACTCCCACGTCTCCACCGTGGCCCAGTTCCGCGCCATGGCCTCCCGCACCTGGTAG
- the nagB gene encoding glucosamine-6-phosphate deaminase encodes MKFIVTEDYEAMSRTAARVISGYVSSHPDCVLGLATGSTPIGLYRCLVEDYEAGALSFKDVTSFNLDEYRGLDPQHDQSYRYFMEHNLFSHVDIDPARTHVPDGACPDAAAACAAYEQSIAEAGGLGLQLLGLGHNGHIGFNEPAPEFPKETHCVELTESTINANSRLFDSIDDVPREAYTMGIGTIMAAKEILVVANGSDKADIVRRAFFGPVTPEVPASILQFHPNVTVVVDKEAGALCQ; translated from the coding sequence ATGAAGTTCATCGTCACCGAAGATTACGAGGCCATGTCGCGCACTGCCGCGCGCGTGATAAGCGGCTATGTTTCCTCGCACCCCGATTGCGTGCTGGGTCTGGCCACCGGCTCGACCCCTATCGGCCTGTACCGCTGCCTGGTTGAGGACTACGAGGCCGGCGCGCTGTCCTTCAAGGACGTGACCAGCTTCAACTTGGACGAGTACCGAGGCCTTGATCCGCAGCACGACCAGAGCTACCGTTACTTCATGGAGCACAACCTGTTCTCCCATGTCGATATCGATCCGGCTCGCACCCATGTGCCGGACGGCGCCTGCCCCGACGCCGCTGCCGCATGCGCCGCTTACGAGCAGAGCATCGCCGAGGCCGGCGGTTTGGGCCTGCAGCTTCTGGGCCTGGGCCACAACGGCCACATCGGCTTCAACGAGCCCGCGCCTGAGTTCCCCAAGGAAACGCACTGCGTCGAGCTGACGGAGAGCACCATCAACGCCAACTCCCGCCTGTTCGATTCCATTGACGACGTGCCCCGCGAGGCGTACACCATGGGCATCGGTACCATCATGGCGGCCAAGGAGATCCTCGTGGTCGCCAACGGCTCCGACAAGGCCGATATCGTTCGCCGCGCCTTCTTCGGGCCGGTCACGCCCGAGGTGCCCGCCTCCATCCTGCAGTTCCATCCGAACGTCACCGTTGTGGTGGATAAGGAAGCAGGCGCCCTCTGCCAGTAG
- a CDS encoding TrkH family potassium uptake protein — protein MGKTRGDNLAPAIALGEPGGERSGPGPLLARYVGVAVMFVGLAGLAPLAVLPAYPDEVALAPCFIFPGIGAAMAGYLVYFASPDPAPGARLTRGQAAACTVLVWVLAIAVYALPYVAAGLLSPVQAVFESTSGLTTTGLSVVDVDACPAIFLFHRSLTCYLGGVGLVLILTCVVTQTGGLGVYNAEGHTDHLLPSAAKTARVILLIYNGLIIAGAVAYWAAGMTPFDAINISMCAVPTGGFATHGESIAYWNSPVIEAITIVLMVAGGTNFLLLFLLLRGKLKAFLTHIETPLYFGTIAVMALVVAGFFLGQGVSGDGAEALRQGTFQVVSILTSTGFQTIPSFADLGPALLFLFGLLMLVGAEARSTSGGIKLYRVAVASLGLGHDLHERYGNKRHVTSIKINRFGKRSVLTEVDVAEAQTYVVLYLLLCAAGAFALILCGATLQEAVFDFISCLGSTGVGTGFLGAESGPAPLLIGSAGMLLGRLEIIPLFMGVGTLASLIRKGVRHGR, from the coding sequence ATGGGAAAGACGCGCGGCGACAACCTTGCGCCGGCCATCGCCCTGGGCGAGCCGGGCGGCGAGCGCTCCGGCCCCGGGCCCCTGCTCGCGCGCTACGTGGGCGTGGCCGTCATGTTCGTCGGCCTGGCGGGCTTGGCACCCCTGGCGGTGCTGCCGGCCTACCCCGACGAGGTGGCCCTCGCGCCGTGCTTCATCTTCCCCGGGATCGGCGCGGCCATGGCGGGCTACCTCGTGTACTTCGCCTCGCCCGACCCCGCCCCGGGCGCCCGCCTTACCCGCGGGCAGGCCGCCGCGTGCACGGTGCTGGTCTGGGTTCTCGCCATCGCCGTCTACGCGCTGCCCTACGTGGCCGCGGGGCTGCTCTCCCCCGTCCAGGCCGTCTTCGAGTCCACCAGCGGGCTGACCACCACGGGCTTAAGCGTGGTGGACGTGGACGCCTGCCCGGCCATCTTCCTGTTCCACCGCAGCCTCACCTGCTACCTCGGCGGTGTGGGGCTCGTGCTCATCCTCACCTGCGTGGTGACCCAGACCGGCGGCCTGGGCGTGTACAACGCCGAGGGCCACACCGACCACTTGCTGCCGAGCGCCGCCAAGACCGCCCGCGTGATCCTGCTCATCTACAACGGGCTCATCATCGCCGGCGCCGTGGCCTACTGGGCGGCCGGCATGACCCCCTTCGACGCCATCAACATCTCCATGTGCGCCGTGCCCACCGGCGGGTTCGCCACCCACGGCGAGAGTATCGCCTACTGGAACAGCCCGGTCATCGAGGCCATCACCATCGTGCTCATGGTGGCCGGCGGCACGAACTTCCTTCTGCTGTTCCTGCTGCTGCGCGGCAAGCTCAAGGCGTTCCTCACCCATATCGAGACGCCGCTGTACTTCGGCACCATCGCCGTCATGGCCCTGGTGGTGGCCGGTTTCTTCCTAGGCCAGGGCGTCAGCGGCGACGGGGCCGAGGCGCTGCGGCAGGGCACGTTCCAGGTCGTGTCGATCCTGACCTCCACGGGGTTTCAGACCATCCCCTCCTTCGCCGATCTGGGGCCGGCGCTCCTGTTCCTGTTCGGCCTGCTCATGCTCGTCGGGGCCGAGGCGCGCTCCACCTCCGGCGGTATCAAGCTCTACCGCGTCGCCGTCGCCTCGCTGGGGCTCGGCCACGATTTGCACGAGCGCTACGGTAACAAGCGCCATGTGACGAGCATCAAGATCAACCGTTTCGGGAAGCGCTCGGTGCTCACCGAGGTGGACGTGGCCGAGGCCCAGACCTACGTGGTGCTGTACCTGCTGCTGTGCGCGGCCGGTGCGTTCGCGCTCATACTCTGCGGAGCCACCCTGCAGGAGGCGGTGTTCGACTTCATCTCGTGCCTCGGCAGCACCGGCGTGGGCACGGGCTTCCTCGGCGCGGAAAGCGGCCCCGCGCCGCTGCTGATTGGGAGCGCCGGGATGCTTCTGGGCCGTCTCGAGATCATCCCCCTGTTCATGGGGGTGGGCACCTTGGCGTCGCTGATTCGGAAAGGAGTTCGCCATGGCCGCTAG
- a CDS encoding DUF4118 domain-containing protein: MAASSRRFPLRSSLSARRVLRNLVAFALLYGAGLAAVWGFSLLGVSTLVAFPVFVLGVLIASLETDSGLWGAALGVAYLLSYDFLFTAPLFTLKVLSRTDVAALVIFLVVSLIMGVITHRMSRQVQAAERTACALGRLNRLSVGLLESSTPQAACSFAQEFLTRVLRRPVTITLGEPPVAGSAAARDCYERRSPTGYGEPGWRDATEKYLPLGMKGRLYGVVAIDCSSGDVDSGSLSLVNAVVAQTLVAVERNELAESEPDGAGVPAAISAPSNDKSAAEPIRPTALS, from the coding sequence ATGGCCGCTAGCAGTCGCAGATTCCCGCTGAGAAGCTCCCTCTCGGCACGGCGCGTCCTGCGCAACTTGGTCGCCTTCGCCCTGCTCTACGGGGCCGGCTTGGCCGCCGTGTGGGGCTTCTCGCTCTTGGGGGTGAGCACGCTTGTGGCCTTCCCCGTCTTCGTGCTGGGCGTGCTCATCGCCAGCCTGGAGACCGACTCGGGGCTGTGGGGCGCCGCGCTGGGAGTGGCCTACCTGCTCTCCTACGACTTCCTGTTCACCGCGCCCCTCTTCACGCTGAAGGTGCTCAGCCGCACCGACGTGGCGGCGCTCGTCATCTTCCTCGTCGTGTCGCTCATCATGGGCGTGATAACCCACCGCATGAGCCGCCAGGTGCAGGCGGCCGAGCGCACGGCCTGCGCGCTGGGGCGGCTGAACCGGCTGAGCGTCGGGTTGCTGGAGAGCTCCACCCCGCAGGCGGCCTGCAGCTTCGCCCAGGAGTTCCTGACCCGGGTGCTGAGGCGGCCGGTGACCATCACCTTGGGGGAGCCGCCGGTCGCGGGCAGCGCGGCGGCCCGCGACTGCTACGAGCGTCGCTCGCCCACCGGCTACGGCGAGCCGGGCTGGCGGGATGCGACGGAGAAGTACCTGCCGCTCGGCATGAAGGGGCGCCTGTACGGGGTGGTGGCCATCGACTGCTCCTCGGGGGATGTGGATAGCGGCAGCCTCTCCCTCGTCAACGCCGTGGTGGCCCAGACCCTCGTGGCCGTGGAGCGCAACGAGCTGGCGGAAAGCGAGCCCGACGGTGCCGGCGTCCCAGCGGCCATATCGGCCCCGTCCAACGACAAGAGCGCTGCCGAACCGATACGTCCGACAGCGCTCTCATAG
- a CDS encoding ATP-binding protein, translated as MRDTAVKTLRENGQLEAKRAKGGVPESVWETYSAFANTNGGLIILGAEESPKGEVEYVGVPNPEQLVKKFWDGVHNPSKVSANILTDDSITIETINDCDIIRIQVPRANRHLKPIYIGSNREKGTYRRDGEGDYRCSSEEIVAMIRDASNEPLDDAVLEEFPLDALSWDTVSRYRAVVSAVRPNHPWLKLDNEEFLVKLNAIGRTNGEGEFHPTRAGLLMFGFEHEIVKEYANYFLDYREADHERRWADRIASQDGTWTGNLFDFWTEALPRLTGGLKKPFALDSNLQRIEDTEMHAAIREALANALVHSDYYGRRGIVALRYSDRIEIGNPGNSRVALDVVRAGGISDARNPTLMRMFGLISACERMGSGFDVMSNAAKAASAPPPEIEELFNPDRVMVKVYTGKLSAFHLDTDAPSDSSPSETNHTPASSSSAQPSVPAPQLALSHDLAKIVEVAQEKGSFTRRDVESALNCGPTKAKGLITELLGMGIIASEGSARGTRYRLR; from the coding sequence ATGAGAGACACCGCCGTGAAAACATTGCGCGAGAATGGCCAACTGGAAGCAAAACGCGCCAAAGGCGGTGTGCCCGAGAGCGTCTGGGAAACCTACTCCGCTTTCGCGAATACCAACGGCGGGCTCATCATCCTCGGGGCGGAAGAAAGTCCCAAGGGAGAGGTCGAATACGTCGGAGTCCCAAACCCCGAACAGCTCGTTAAGAAATTTTGGGACGGGGTGCATAATCCCTCGAAAGTCAGCGCCAACATTCTCACGGATGATTCGATCACCATTGAGACGATTAACGACTGCGACATTATCCGCATCCAAGTTCCTCGCGCTAATCGTCATTTGAAACCCATCTACATCGGCAGCAATCGGGAAAAGGGGACTTATCGCCGAGATGGCGAGGGAGATTATCGCTGCTCATCCGAAGAAATCGTTGCCATGATTCGCGATGCGAGCAATGAACCACTCGATGACGCCGTGCTTGAAGAGTTCCCGTTAGATGCCCTTTCGTGGGACACGGTAAGCCGATATCGAGCCGTGGTATCAGCTGTCCGACCGAATCATCCGTGGCTCAAGCTTGACAACGAGGAATTCCTCGTGAAGTTGAATGCCATTGGACGAACAAACGGCGAGGGAGAATTTCATCCAACACGTGCCGGCCTTCTCATGTTCGGTTTCGAGCACGAAATCGTAAAGGAATACGCAAACTACTTCCTAGACTATCGCGAAGCAGACCATGAACGCCGATGGGCAGACCGCATCGCATCGCAAGACGGAACGTGGACGGGAAACCTTTTCGATTTTTGGACGGAAGCACTGCCGCGACTGACGGGCGGCCTTAAGAAGCCTTTTGCCCTCGACAGCAATCTCCAGCGCATCGAAGACACCGAGATGCACGCCGCAATAAGGGAGGCGCTCGCGAACGCACTCGTTCATTCGGACTACTATGGAAGAAGAGGCATTGTCGCTCTGAGATATTCTGACCGAATCGAAATAGGCAATCCCGGCAATTCACGCGTGGCGCTCGATGTGGTGAGAGCGGGCGGAATTTCAGATGCGCGCAATCCGACTCTGATGCGAATGTTCGGGCTTATCAGCGCTTGTGAGCGAATGGGAAGCGGATTCGACGTTATGAGCAACGCTGCGAAAGCGGCAAGCGCTCCCCCACCCGAAATCGAGGAGCTTTTCAACCCAGACCGCGTAATGGTAAAAGTCTACACGGGAAAGCTGTCTGCATTCCACCTTGACACCGACGCACCCAGCGATAGCTCTCCCTCCGAGACAAACCACACGCCGGCTTCTTCCAGCTCTGCCCAGCCATCCGTGCCCGCTCCACAACTTGCCCTTTCCCACGACCTCGCAAAAATCGTAGAAGTCGCCCAAGAAAAGGGAAGTTTTACCCGTAGAGATGTGGAATCCGCATTAAACTGCGGGCCGACCAAGGCCAAGGGGCTCATTACCGAATTGCTAGGCATGGGCATTATCGCGTCCGAAGGCTCGGCGCGCGGAACAAGATACCGCTTGCGCTAG
- a CDS encoding potassium channel family protein has translation MRVVIVGGRSRADYLMGALAETVDTVVAINDDRRFCEYLSSRHDGTVIWGNGMKLAVLEEAGIAGFDAIVALTGLDADNLAICQVAKKFLGIRIQLCIVSNPENTAIFRQLGVTAAISATATLAQAIRGALELPDPVGAKARAATAAAVAAAEAGNGEGDGADSTADDEEDPGAPSPFRSILGSWHHLGKERR, from the coding sequence ATGAGGGTGGTGATCGTGGGCGGCCGCTCCCGGGCCGACTACCTGATGGGCGCCTTAGCTGAAACCGTCGACACCGTCGTGGCCATCAACGACGACCGCCGCTTCTGCGAGTACCTCTCCAGCCGCCATGACGGCACGGTGATCTGGGGCAACGGCATGAAGCTGGCCGTGCTCGAGGAGGCCGGCATCGCCGGGTTCGACGCCATCGTGGCCCTCACCGGCCTCGACGCCGACAATTTGGCCATCTGCCAGGTGGCCAAGAAGTTCCTCGGCATCCGCATCCAGCTGTGCATCGTGTCCAACCCCGAGAACACGGCCATCTTCCGCCAGCTGGGTGTCACGGCCGCCATCAGCGCCACGGCCACCTTGGCCCAGGCCATTCGCGGGGCCCTGGAGCTTCCCGACCCCGTCGGCGCGAAGGCCCGGGCCGCCACGGCGGCGGCCGTCGCTGCGGCCGAGGCCGGCAACGGCGAAGGGGACGGCGCCGATAGCACCGCCGACGACGAGGAAGACCCCGGTGCCCCCTCGCCCTTCCGCTCGATTCTGGGCTCGTGGCACCACTTGGGGAAAGAGCGCCGGTGA
- a CDS encoding DUF6998 domain-containing protein, translating into MPEDEKLSETIRELYAIVNQLERDYNKHDRRFTLDGHLLGSIGEVYAAERYGIELAKSSSERHDGTTTDERKRDVQIKVTQRSSIGLSSEPAYLLVLKIDENGSFKEVFNGPGNIVWELVKNKRPPKNGQYQISLSKLRTLNDNIAPDDRI; encoded by the coding sequence ATGCCCGAAGACGAGAAGCTGAGCGAAACTATCCGCGAGCTGTACGCCATCGTCAACCAGCTCGAACGCGATTACAACAAGCATGATCGTCGCTTCACGCTCGACGGGCACCTCCTCGGAAGCATCGGTGAAGTTTACGCGGCTGAGCGCTATGGCATCGAACTAGCGAAATCATCGTCCGAGCGCCACGACGGCACCACTACGGATGAGCGCAAGCGGGACGTTCAAATTAAGGTAACCCAAAGAAGCTCTATCGGGCTCAGCTCAGAGCCCGCATACCTGCTCGTCCTGAAAATCGACGAAAACGGCTCGTTCAAAGAAGTGTTCAATGGCCCCGGCAATATTGTCTGGGAGCTAGTCAAAAACAAGAGACCTCCAAAGAACGGCCAGTATCAGATCTCGCTGAGCAAGCTACGCACGTTGAACGACAATATCGCCCCCGATGACAGGATCTGA
- a CDS encoding SulP family inorganic anion transporter, with protein sequence MQQRDKLKPILFSIIKHSSKEELKEQIPKDIVAGVVVAVVALPLSIALGIASGVSPEQGLYTAIVAGFLIAFLGGSRVQISGPTAAFATIVAGIVATDGMEGLIAATIIAGIMLIFMGLFKLGALIRFVPFTITTGFTAGIAVTLTIGQLKDFFGLTYPPGTATVETTEKLAALAGNLSTVNGQACLVGVVCLAVLFLWPRVTERVPSSLMALLAGIALVSGLGLDVSTIGDLYVIDSALPTFHMPHFSLELFRDQFANGVTIAILAAIESLLSCVVADSMISGHHRANMELVAQGVGNIASVLFGGIPATGAIARTAANVKAGGRTPIAGMVHALVLIAVLAFLMPYAALIPMPTIAAILLYVAYGMSGWRNFAHLCQTASKGAVATLVLTFVLTIVFDLVVAIGVGMLITVVLFMKMVSEETEVKGWKYYCDENSEVTHLRELPKSVRVYEINGPMFFGMTERIADISVKDFTRYLIIRMRGVPSLDATGMNALENLYDYCSANGVSLIFSHVNEQPMKTMRRAGFVDLVGEEHFRSCIDDAIAHARELLVAEEDTENLMKTRG encoded by the coding sequence ATGCAGCAGCGCGATAAGTTAAAGCCGATCCTTTTCAGCATCATCAAGCATTCCAGCAAAGAGGAGCTGAAGGAGCAGATTCCCAAGGACATTGTGGCGGGCGTCGTGGTGGCCGTGGTGGCGCTGCCGCTTTCCATCGCGCTGGGCATCGCCTCGGGAGTGTCGCCGGAACAGGGCCTCTACACCGCCATCGTCGCTGGGTTCCTCATCGCGTTCCTCGGCGGCAGCCGCGTGCAGATATCCGGCCCCACGGCGGCATTCGCCACCATCGTTGCTGGCATTGTGGCCACCGATGGCATGGAAGGACTCATCGCCGCCACCATTATCGCGGGTATCATGCTCATTTTCATGGGCCTGTTCAAGTTGGGCGCCCTCATCCGCTTCGTGCCCTTCACTATCACGACTGGGTTCACCGCGGGCATCGCCGTCACTCTGACCATCGGCCAGCTGAAGGATTTCTTCGGCCTCACGTATCCGCCCGGCACCGCCACGGTGGAGACGACGGAGAAGCTGGCCGCCCTCGCGGGCAACTTGTCCACGGTGAACGGGCAGGCGTGCCTGGTGGGCGTCGTTTGCCTGGCGGTGCTGTTCCTCTGGCCGCGTGTGACCGAGCGCGTGCCCAGCTCGCTTATGGCCCTGCTCGCGGGCATCGCGCTGGTGAGCGGTCTCGGCCTTGACGTCAGCACCATCGGCGACCTCTACGTCATCGACAGCGCCCTGCCCACCTTCCATATGCCCCACTTCAGCTTGGAGCTGTTCCGCGACCAGTTCGCCAACGGCGTCACCATCGCCATTCTGGCCGCCATCGAGTCGCTGCTGTCCTGCGTGGTGGCCGACTCTATGATCAGCGGGCACCATCGCGCCAACATGGAGCTGGTGGCCCAGGGCGTCGGCAACATCGCCTCGGTGCTCTTCGGCGGCATTCCCGCCACCGGCGCCATCGCGCGCACCGCCGCCAACGTGAAGGCCGGCGGCCGAACGCCCATCGCCGGCATGGTGCATGCGCTCGTGCTCATCGCCGTGCTCGCGTTCCTCATGCCCTATGCGGCGCTCATTCCCATGCCCACCATCGCCGCCATTCTGCTGTACGTCGCCTACGGCATGTCGGGCTGGCGCAACTTCGCGCACCTGTGCCAGACGGCGTCGAAGGGAGCCGTTGCCACGCTCGTGCTCACCTTCGTGCTGACCATCGTGTTCGATCTGGTGGTGGCCATCGGGGTGGGCATGCTCATCACGGTGGTGCTGTTCATGAAGATGGTGAGCGAGGAGACCGAGGTCAAGGGCTGGAAGTACTACTGCGACGAGAATTCCGAGGTCACGCATTTGCGCGAGCTGCCGAAGAGTGTGCGCGTGTACGAGATCAACGGGCCGATGTTCTTCGGCATGACCGAGCGCATCGCCGACATCTCGGTGAAGGACTTCACGCGTTACCTGATCATCCGCATGCGCGGCGTGCCCTCGCTGGACGCGACGGGCATGAACGCGCTGGAGAACCTCTACGACTACTGCAGCGCGAACGGGGTGAGCCTCATCTTCTCCCACGTGAACGAGCAGCCGATGAAGACCATGCGCCGCGCTGGATTCGTCGATCTGGTGGGGGAGGAGCACTTCCGAAGCTGCATTGACGACGCCATCGCCCATGCCCGCGAGCTGCTGGTGGCGGAGGAAGACACTGAAAACCTGATGAAAACTCGCGGCTGA
- the amrS gene encoding AmmeMemoRadiSam system radical SAM enzyme, protein MEDTEGRVAAQDFSGEEPRGLSADRAVCPICPHACALAEGQTGLCRARVAEGGQVMDANYGRITSLALDPIEKKPLARFRPGSKVLSVGSYGCNLRCPFCQNASIACAGERDVPWREVTPAELVDAAASLAPEGNIGLAFTYNEPLVGLEFVRDTARLALERGLANVLVSNGYVNDGPLHEVAPLIDAANIDLKGFTQSFYDLVGGDLDTVKHTIEVLAATPTCHLEVTTLVIPGLNDSDQEIAEAAQWLASLDPTIPYHLTRFFPCHRLTDRPATPPETVHRLADIAKRYLKHVYVGNC, encoded by the coding sequence GTGGAAGATACCGAAGGCAGAGTCGCAGCGCAGGATTTTTCAGGGGAAGAGCCCCGCGGCCTTAGCGCAGACCGCGCTGTGTGCCCGATCTGCCCGCACGCCTGCGCGCTGGCCGAGGGGCAGACGGGGCTCTGCCGTGCGCGTGTCGCCGAGGGCGGACAGGTGATGGATGCCAACTACGGGCGCATCACATCGCTGGCGCTCGATCCCATCGAGAAGAAGCCGCTGGCCCGCTTTCGCCCTGGAAGCAAGGTTCTCTCCGTAGGTTCCTACGGCTGCAACCTGCGCTGCCCGTTCTGCCAGAACGCCTCCATCGCCTGCGCCGGCGAGCGCGACGTGCCCTGGCGCGAGGTGACGCCGGCCGAGCTGGTGGATGCGGCCGCATCGCTTGCGCCCGAGGGCAACATCGGGCTCGCCTTCACCTACAACGAGCCGCTCGTGGGCCTCGAGTTCGTTCGTGACACCGCACGCCTCGCCCTCGAGCGCGGCCTGGCCAACGTGCTGGTGTCCAACGGCTACGTGAACGACGGTCCGCTACATGAGGTGGCGCCGCTCATCGACGCCGCCAATATCGACCTGAAGGGCTTCACCCAGAGCTTCTACGACCTTGTCGGCGGCGACTTGGACACCGTAAAGCACACCATAGAAGTGCTGGCCGCCACCCCCACCTGCCACCTGGAAGTGACGACGCTCGTCATCCCCGGCCTGAACGACAGCGATCAGGAAATCGCCGAGGCCGCCCAATGGCTCGCCTCCCTGGATCCGACGATCCCCTACCACCTGACCCGCTTCTTTCCCTGCCACCGCCTGACCGACCGCCCCGCCACCCCACCCGAAACCGTCCATCGCCTAGCCGACATAGCAAAGCGCTACCTGAAGCACGTCTACGTAGGGAATTGCTAA